The following coding sequences lie in one Arachis ipaensis cultivar K30076 chromosome B03, Araip1.1, whole genome shotgun sequence genomic window:
- the LOC107629274 gene encoding protein UPSTREAM OF FLC isoform X3 — translation MEGRMKKYQRQVSPERAKVWTEKSPKYHQNRKVPVIYYLSRNRQLEHPHFMEVPVSSPEGLYLRDVIDRLNALRGRGMASLYSWSCKRSYKNGFVWHDLFEDDLILPAHGNEYVLKGSELFDETNSDRYSPINNVKMQSMKLLPGPPSSRSHDEASSSDSMNGKEIKNSQEDELSQGPHSGSSDVSPESRDEKSDSLSLALTEYKIYKTDGLADASTQTEERVSRRKTHKTCTRGVSTEDRSLVSECHEICRVPHAKDNPEICRDTISPPPSTSSPSSFVGKPETTLESLIRADASKRNSFRIVEEDSIRMPTNTRLKASHLLMQLISCGSISVKNHSFDLIPSYKPRFSNSKFPSPLFSTSFMLGEFDCLAENPKLMSLRLEDKEYFSGSLVETKLKEGDGDNALKRSSSYNDERNTVVITSWPMFHL, via the exons ATGGAAGGGAGGATGAAGAAGTACCAAAGGCAAGTGAGTCCTGAGAGGGCAAAAGTGTGGACTGAGAAATCCCCAAAGTACCATCAGAATAGGAAGGTTCCTGTGATTTACTATCTCAGTAGGAACAGGCAGCTAGAACACCCTCATTTCATGGAGGTTCCAGTGTCTTCCCCTGAGGGGCTATACTTGAGAG ATGTGATTGATAGACTAAATGCTTTGAGAGGTAGGGGAATGGCTTCCTTGTATTCATGGTCTTGCAAGAG AAGCTACAAGAATGGATTTGTGTGGCATGATCTCTTTGAAGATGATCTAATTCTACCTGCCCATGGGAATGAGTATGTCCTCAAAGGCTCTGAACTCTTCGATGAAACCAATTCAG ATCGTTACAGTCCCATTAACAATGTCAAAATGCAAAGCATGAAGCTGTTGCCAGGGCCACCTTCTTCTAGGAGCCATGATGAAGCTTCCTCTTCTGATAGCATGAATGGGAAAGAGATAAAGAACTCCCAAGAAGATGAGCTTTCCCAAGGACCACACTCTGGTTCATCGGATGTATCTCCGGAGTCTAGAGATGAAAAGAGTGACTCTCTAAGCTTGGCCTTGACAGAGTACAAAATCTATAAGACTGATGGACTGGCAGACGCTTCGACTCAGACAGAAGAACGTGTCAGCAGACGGAAAACACATAAAACTTGTACAAGGGGTGTATCAACAGAGGATAGATCATTGGTATCTGAATGCCATGAAATTTGTCGAGTTCCACATGCGAAGGACAATCCTGAAATCTGTAGAGATACCATTTCACCGCCTCCCTCGACTTCAAGTCCTTCATCTTTTGTGGGGAAGCCTGAAACTACTTTGGAATCTCTTATTAGAGCTGATGCTAGTAAGAGGAACAGCTTTAGGATTGTGGAAGAAGATAGCATTCGGATGCCTACCAACACAAGGTTGAAAGCTTCACATTTGCTCATGCAACTGATCTCATGCGGCTCAATATCGGTGAAGAACCACAGTTTTGACCTCATTCCTTCATACAAGCCTAGGTTTTCCAATTCAAAATTCCCGTCTCCATTGTTCTCAACTTCATTTATGTTGGGAGAGTTTGATTGCTTGGCAGAGAATCCAAAGCTCATGAGCCTTAGATTGGAAGATAAAGAATATTTTAGTGGGAGTTTAGTGGAGACTAAACTGAAGGAAGGAGATGGGGATAATGCTCTGAAACGCTCTTCTTCCTATAATGATGAGAG GAACACGGTAGTCATCACATCGTGGCCAATGTTTCATCTGTAA